The DNA segment ACAAAAGCGTCTCACACACTGCTTTTAGATGTAACAGGAttaaaaactgaagtattttggtTCCCTTCAAAGCAAAGTAAATGCTGACAATTTTGACAGATAAGAATCATTTCTAAAGCACAGTGAGAGTCAACTGACCAGTCATCATCTTTCTTTGCTATATGTCTGTTTTGCTTAGAAAAGTCTGTACCTGATAGTAAACAACatactgatatttttttataatttaccTTTGTGGAACTGCTGCAATGTGGGAGTAGTTCTTTCTGagagattgatttttttttcccctgattttgACAAGGTTGAATTTTGGGGATGACTTGTTATTTTCTGTGGACTTTTTACACccattttagcaaaattatatctGTATCTAGAGAAGCTGAAAACCATATTCCTTACCACTTCGGGGTGACtttaatctttttctgtttgtggctCCTCTTGAGTTTATTTGTTGagagtttttcctttttgcaaactagtgttttcttcttttgctctgaaatatttttgaaagcagcaccaggagctgctgagctTAACTGTTgagaatattgaaaaaaaattaagtatatgAAAATTGTGAATTACAGTAACTGAGAGATTGGAAATCTATGCTCTTTTTAGATAGCACTGAATAGCATAGTAGTTAAATAGCACAATTCTGAATTTTTCCTAGAATTTGTGTGTTAGTTTTTTCTAATCACTTTGTCCATCtacttttgtaaaataaaattaaaataactcaCTGCTTTTGTGGATCTATATAGAATTAGTATATGATATTTCATATTCTTCTTCCTATATAAAAAGTAAGTTTAGTCTTACAGACCTGTTCTAGGATCTGTACAGACAGACTAGTCTATCTTCACTtacctaaaaaaagaaaagctttcaagCTTTAAACACTTTACAGGGTATTAATGCAATTTGGTTTTGTTGACATTTCAGTGCATCTAAACAATAAGAGATTTAGTACACAGTCTGCCTTTGACTCCAAGTATCTCCAAGTATAATAAAGTCTTGACATTAGTGGTTTACTTAAGTCCTACTCTAATtcaaatattcatttaaaattaaaacagtgaAATATATATGTTGTTAcagaataatataaaatatactcATAAGGGGAAAAAtcaagaaatacaaatacacTCTTCTCACTAGACAGCATTCCTACTGAAATTCTCAAGTGAAAGAAACTTATTCACacaaaagtatgtatttttcatgAATCAAATGAATATGTAACTTATcttataaaaacataaattgtAAATTCTGTAATTTGTATGAATCTGTACAAATGCCTGTAAATGTCCATAAATATACTTTTGataattcttttacttttctaaTGGGGGGGGGTGCCAGCCAATTACACCCTCTTGAGAAAGGAAATAGGATTATTAATATTACCTCCTGCATCTGTTCTCCTTTAGAAAAGGATGAAACCAATGTTTTTAAACTCCTGTTTGTTAAGCCATATGCCACAGTCttgctaatatttttcattttgaaaatggaaatatcGTATTTTGACAGTGTGCATTCATTGCTAAATTCCTTGTCACAGGTATGCATGGAGGAATAAGCAGAGTCTGCATTCCCCTTCTGCtcagcaggcagaggaaggcTTCTTGTTAAACAACACCAAGTCAATCGAGGTTCAGCATTTAGTGATGGGAAGGTGCTCTTTGTACTTGATACTGTTAAACTTCCAGAGTAGCAAGACAGATTATTGTGGGGTAGCACTGGGAATTCTCTACAGTGAGTGGTGAGAGTGTGGCAATAAAATGTGCCAAAAGAATGGCAAAAATAAGCGGGGTTGTCTGTTGAGCTCTGAGAATGCTGCATATCCTGCAGTGTTGGTGAAATGTCCTTAAGAGTGCATGGACTTCCACCTCTGTCCCATCCCACGACTGTTGGCTCTGCACCCTTGCTAGAAGCTGACGTCATTGTCAAAGAGTCACTTCCTGAGCAAAGATGATGTAaaacctttctctcttctttgatGTCAGCTGATATGAAAAAACCACTTGTATACATAGAAGTaaagcatattttcttctttggggTCTGTGTAGAGGAAGCAGTTATGCTCATCCACTTCTCTTCTGTTTGCCTttgataatttaatttatttttgttctgtttgtttttccaagcATCTCTTACAATATCCTGCTGCCTGAAGTTTTGGTTATAAAAGGTGTTATCTGCTGTGGTTAAGGTATTTGTTGTTTCTGAATTGACTGGTGaacaaaatgctggagttttccAGTTTGCATGTACGTTCCATCGTAGCTCTCCTTTGCTGGCCTTTTGTCTCACTTCAAATTTTAAAGGGGACCAAAATACATCATTAGAATGAGAACTGAGTGATCCGCTGTTGGAAGAGCAGGGGGGGGTAGTTAAGTTGTCTGTCACAGATGTGCAAGGTGTAATCTTCTGTTCTGATCCAAGAAAAAGCGACAAATCTGAGGCTCTCTTGTCTTGCGGCAATTTAAGGATATATTTTGgagaaaaggcattttgttGTGGGACTGGAGTTAAATGACCAGGTTTCAGATGATGAATTTTAGAAGACACATCAACAGCATTGTCACTGAAAAGTGCTACTTTTGCTCCTGTTTTCACAAGACATGTTTTGACATCCTTATCTGTTGTGTTGTGCAAGGCAGAAGAGTTGCAATCACTTCCCCTTAATTCAGGCCCTAAAACTCCCACAAATGAAGCTTTTGAGATACCTGCTGAATGTGAAAGAAGGTTAACATCACTATAATTAAGAGCTTTTGTGGGGAGTTTGATTGTTTTCGTATATTCCACATTCTCAGAACCTCCAGTGCATTCATTAATTCCTGCACTTAATTTTTGCTCCTCTGCTTTACTGGAGAATTTCACTGGTGCTGTGGAAAGACATCGAGTGCTAGCACAACAGACTTTCTCTCCTTCATTCACTGCATTGTTTTCACTACTGGGACTAGGGCAGGACtttgaaataatgttttgtgTCTTCTCCACttcaaatttcagcttttttctttctgacgGTGAATTCTGGGATTTCCCTGTGCCTTCTCTGCTGTTGTTGCAATGGACCCATGGGGGTGTCAGAGCATGCTGGCCAGTTTCTTTATTCCTGCTATGGTTTCCATAACTGTTTGAAGTGCTTTTACAATCTGATTCAAATGTACTAGATTCTTTCCCAAGGCTTGGTTTTTCCCATTTGCTACTGTGTACTGGCAAGTAGTCATCATTCCTTCTGTTAGCACTCAGCTGACACTGAGTATTTTGAAGCCTGGACTCACAACTGCTTGGAGCTAGTAATGTGCTGTTGCCAGCTGTGTATTTATCTGTGTCACTCCCACTGAGGTCTTGGGAAGTTTTGCTCATTACAGTATGTGCGCTAGCGTTTACTGAATGTGATGTCTCCATTAGGTAGGTTACACTGTCTGCAGTTTCCTCAGAGGACACATTCTCTGGAATATGATTACCATTAGTACAGGTTTCTGATTTACCAGTGTTTAAACCTGTTGTCACAAGGGAGGAAAGACTGTCACTTACAGAGTGCCTGCCATCTCTTTCCTCAGTAATTTCAGTACTGCTGACTGATTCCTTTGAATTGGGAGTGAAGCTTGTAATATCTGTAATCTTATTTCCcctttgtttaattttcttggcACTTtgactgcttttcattttttggtagattttcttaaatgtttcaTCTCCATACATTTGCCACTTTTCTTGAGAGAACATCTTTAACTTCCTTTGAttgtgtttcttatttttagcaCTGATTACTTCGCCAGCCCCAAGCTTTTTAGTCCCTTGCAACTCCTCTGATGGAGGAGTATGATCAACCACACTACTTAGTGGCAAATCATCCACTGCTGTTTGTCTGACTAGAGCTCGGGGATGGCTATTAGGAAAATCCACTGAATCTGCAGCAAGATTGTTGCTAGGCAGCAAACTAGCAGTGCCTGTATTTACTGACTGCTTAGTAAGAGAAAgtggctttgagcaacctgctttGTCATGTACCATTCTTGTGCCCTCCACAAATGGCAAGGAGTTGCTCCGTGTAACAGGCACAGTATCTATCGTTGTGGAGAATTGGGTGGGAACTGAATGAAAAAACATTGGCTTGCATTTTTCTAGGGGTGCAAAGGTAGATTTTGCTGAACAAAGTGAAAGattctttttcctatttacaTCACAAGTTCTGATGTCAAAATGGAAAGAGTCTTTGTATGTATAAGGCATTGGCAGATCAATGCTTCCCTGCTTTGAAAGGACAGTTTTTCTGGGCCTAACATTGTCTAAGTGGGTATCATCCACCACACTTTTGTTATGAGAAATAAGTTTTGAAATGTGTTCttccagcctttttttctctagCATCAAGGCTGTAGCTTTCTCAGCTGCATCTAGCTTTGCACTGCTTGCGGAGGTACACCTTAAGCTGCTGAAAGCAGTTTCGTTTTCCAGTTCTGTGCTGTGTTCATAGAGACTATGCAACGGGCTGGATGATGCCATCTGTTGTTCTGTACTATCAGAGCGTGACAGATACCCTGAGTCAGTGCTCTCACACTTCTTTAGCTTGCAGTCAAATGGCTTGTAATCccactgtttttctgaagaggTTGCTTGCTGCCTTTGCAACTGAATATGCTTATTGGCAGTTGGAGTTCTTTGCTCCTGTACGTTCTTTCTCTGGCACTGACCATTTGGCAAAGCTCCTGGAGATGATAAACTTTGAGGTTCTCTTTCAGGAACCCCCTGATTAGCCTTTGAACTAAAGGACTGATTCGTTGTTTCATGATTTTCTGAAGCAAATGATGAACTGTTTGTTGCTGGCAGCGAAAGGTCATTAAGATGTTTCTTAGTGTCTGTGGGAGCACTGGTCTCTGAACTCATTTGTTTCATCTGTATCCCCTCGTCTTCACAGGTGCTACTAAGTAGTTTGCTGCCTTGATGTGGGGTGATGCTCTCTGTTGATTTCTCATTTTGCTCCAATATACCACTGTTGTCAGAGTCTGAGGGCAGTCTGGTATTGTTGACGTGTGTTTGAGTTCTTCTGTGTTTATACAAATTGCTTTGAGTTTTAAATGCAATACCACAAGTGGTGCATGGAAAGGGCCTCTCTCCTGTGTGAGAGCGAATATGTTTCTCAAGGACACTTGGCTTCAAACAGTCTCGTCCACAGTGTTTGCAGATATATTTCCCAGCTTTTTTTGATTTTCCTGGGCTTCCAAGAGATGCATTTACACAAGAATTTGGTGATGATAAAACTGGTAAAGTGCTCACTATGTTCAATGTTAGAGTTTGTCCAAGTTGTTTCTGAAAAACTGACTGAGGCTGATCTGTGCCTTCTGAAGCAACAAGTGGACTCAGGATTAGAGGTATGTTACTGCTGTCTAGATTTACACAGCTCCTGCCAGTCACTAACTGACGGTTTGGCTGAAAGCATCCTGCCTGGACAGGCTGATACAGTGGTATGGTAAGGGCTTTTAGATACACAGGTTGGGACAGTGCTTGTTCCTGTTGAGGAATCACACTGCCTTGGCTGAGATCTGAAGAaccctgtgcaggctgaagagAAGAGGTTGAAACTGGTCGATCTGCTACTGCGACTGTAAAACCAGGCTGCTTCTGTGCCTCCATTTCAAAGGTTATCTGCCATATGCTCATGTATCTGTAAGGGAGGGGAAACAAAACAAGTAGGAGTCTTCAgatagcaaaataaaacactttcatCTGCTGGACTGGGAAAGTTGGCAATTAAGAATATCACAAATCTTGTATACAGGCATTATACAGACAATaattacttcattttcaaattaaattggttcatttttcatttcttagcTAGGAATTAAAGTTTGGTACAGCGTAAAGAACATTGAACATTGCACTTAAAACTTACAATAAGGACCCAAAGTATTAGAAATAAATCTGAGTATCAGATTTGCAAATGGAGGTTCTCAGCACCCCAGAAATAACACAATTGTGATTTTCTGGAACCATATTGCCATTACGTATTtgtaccattttttttaaatttaagaatttaCATTAATAAATGTTATATAGAAACACAGAACAAATAAGGTTAGACGGGatctcaggaggtctctagtccaaacacctgctcaaagcagagttAGCACTGAGGTCGGATGAGGTTGCTCAGGATGTTATCCAGTCTGGTTTTGAAAACCTCTGAGGATAAAAACTGCACAGCTTCTTTAGGCAACCTGCTCCAAACACAGGACATTAAATATGGCTGTGTATTATCTGTGTTTACCCAATTTAAGTGAGCTAAGGCTAAATAAATTGcaacaagtgatgcaaaatgaaaataggTGAACAAAATGAAACTGATGTCGTGTTTTACAAGTGAGATTTACATAAATATGTACCAAGTAGAAAAGATGGTATCATAGGAAAGTAGTGGGATAAATTAAAGCTGTCTTTCATGTAgtccaaattaattttgtctAATTAAGGGCAATATTATGGTATACTGCTTATTTTCAGATGCTTTCAATGCcagatgaaaacattttgtagaCACAGTTTTTTGGAAAAAGTAAGCCTATTCTTATGAAATCTGTCCAAATATATTCCGGGTTGGTGCTGGTCCAgactactttttattttaacaaaaattagtcttgtcttttttctttcttagaaacAAACTAGGAAACTATCAAAATAAGCTACTTGAAAATTATCTTTGGAAGAGCTGATAGAGGCATCAGCATAACCTCTTGTAATTATAGGTTGGGTGAAAATTAGAAGGTGGTCTGTAAATGTTTATTCAAATTCTTATTCAGCTATACTCACAGCTCTGTATCCATTGGCTGTTATAATAGGCTGTTCTTGTGCAAACAGTCATAAAAATCCCATTTGAAATAATATAGCCAGTGGCTAACTGTGAAATCTGCAGTTTGTTGCCTTACTGCATAATCTGTAGTGGTGTTTCTGTACCTTCCTTGGATCATTTTAATAGGTAATCATTACTgggaaacagtaaaaaaaaattactcaaaaaTGTTTGACATTTGGACTGGTTCCATATGACACACACACTATGTTACCGTTATTCAAGGCAAAATCTCAGTTGCATGTAGTTACTGAgaattttgcaaataattaaCATAAAGGAGGAATGGCAAACTCAGTGTAATTGGTTTTGAGTGTTCCTCTGTTACTGTTAGAACAATTAATAAAACTTGTAAATTGATAGAAAGTTGGATGGAGATCCAAGAGAAGTTCTGTTACTTCACAACTGAAAATGATAGCATCTCACTCGCATCACAtgcaaaaatgggaaaataactTTCTATTAATGATCAAATGGAACAGGTTAAGGTCGATGAGTTATATGCTCCATAATAAATGTAATTAGCATCTTAATAAATAGACTAGGAATTCAGGTAGTTTTCATAGTAAATGTATGCACCATTGAAACTGAAAGGTAAAGCAACCCTCTTGTTTATTAGtcttctgcaaaggaaaaggtTTTGCATATTAGGATATTGCCTTTAATCTGACTGATTATTTCATCCCTATGTGTAGCTCATAATGCAACTGTAAATACTTGTCTCCTTGAGCAACAGAAAACTAATGTACCAAGAACCCAGTAGCTATTACTCTGCGCTCCTCACTCTGCACCACTTGTGGAAGTTCTTTTGCTGGCTGGCAGCTTAGGTTTCACAGCCAAGGCTGCTTCCAGTTTCTCTTTTATCTTCTTTGCTTATTGCAAGAATTGgaaaagtggaggaaaaaacagcaatgCAGTCTCTGGGATGTGTTCTCTGACTTTCCTTCTGGTGACAAGCAAGGCCATTAGCTTCTCTGCATGCGTTACATGCATCAACAAAACTGCTGATGAGCCACTAAGTAACTGAGAAGCTTGCTACCAACTGCAGTGGGCTCAGGGTTAGACCATTTATGGGAAGGGTATCAGTGCCTGATGGGATTCTTTGTCTTCACCCAAAGATTTTAGTGTAACAAAAATCCCGGAAAACAACCTGTAAAATGAACTGATCTGTGCACTTCAATGTGTTagattttgccttttctcctttctcatgaAATTTATAAATCAAACTCAGTTATCAAGCATGGACTTTTTTTGTCCGCTTCAGAGATTTCTACATGGAACAATCACTGAAGTGGCTTTGTAATATAGGTATTGAGTCTATTGATGAAATAATGTTAAAAGAATGTGGCTCGTTAAAGGAATTAAGTTATTATCCATATTCTGCAGTGTGGTTAACACTATGGGATAAAAGTGGATTTCTCTAATTTGCAAAGTGAGGTCATAGACATTTCAAGGCCATTTAAGATGGTTCTTAAGCTATACAGTCATCTTTATAGCAATTTAAACACAGCATACAATAAAAACGGCAGCAAGTGATAAGACATGAGCCAATGATACTCATAAACTAAGCATGCAGTAGTTTTTCCaaagatgtgaaaataaagaaaagttgaggggaaaaaaaaatatgctgcagAGGCAAGACTCAAAGAAGAAAGGTGAAGTCTGAATTCCATGTACCTACAACATCTAACAAGTACCACATCAGATGAAACAAGCCGTAAGTATCTATGCTCACCTCCTTCCCCTGGAGAGAAGAGTGGAAATGTGGAATTTACATTTCCACCCCAATAAGCCTGCTCCAGTGTCACAGACTATGTTCTCTCTTTGAGTATCCTTATGTGCATGCATACTTGATGGGCCCTTCAAGGCCAGCCTGTAAGTTAGTAGGACTTGCGGTGGGCAGATGTTTTTCATATGAAACCTGTAGTTCCAAAGTACCAGACTCTTTGTGTAATTTCACTTATTCTGTTAAGTTTCTGGGGCCCAAAATATAATGTAGTCCTGAGAATCATTTCAGTGCTCTGTAACGTTctacaaagaaaatatgtaactgattacagaaaatttaaaggaaagTTTTAACTAATGCTGAACAATTAAACTAAATGGTGATACACAATGTCATTACTTTTAAGAGTTTAATAATAGATTTCTACCAGCTGTGgtagttttctgcttttcacagcaaaaaaaaagatactttcttCCTAAGTGAAACTTCTGTGGCTTGTATTCTGTGTGGCGAATACAACCATAATTTTCACATCTGTCATTTATATACAGAACAAgccactgtattttttttgtacattGACAAAAATAGCTTATCTCAAACTAATTCTACCCCATGGCTAATTCTGCGTAGTCCTTGCTTAAAGTAGAAAAAATTCCGTTGTTGATTATGCCCCAGGCTCTCTTACTGAGCATCTACGTGATGTTCTGAGCTCAATTTATAACTTGTGGCATCAAACTACTAGTATAGAAACTTGATcctaattagaaaaaaaaaaaattccaataaacaaaaccaaaagcagaatttggccagTCCAAAATTTTCTAAATTAGTTTCTTAAGCTATCAAAACTGGTCAATAAGATTCTGTTTGAATACAATTATTTAGTTCCTAGTTTGAATTATACCTTCAGGTACACACCATAGGTAGGACCGTGGAACACTGAAAAGTCAAAAAGTGGAGTAGTTTCAGATGACAAATCAGGGTAGCAGAAACTGTCTTATTCTGTATATAAgtataaagtattttaataagaGGGGAGTGGTATaaaaaactcattttaaatCCAATGTGTTCCTCTTttctatgtaatttttttctgaattccaAATAGATTTCATAAAACTTGCTTCATTTTATCAGCACTGTTATAATAATCTTGGATTATACAGCCTaaagatttttgtcttctgcatgGCACATGTGAATGCACTGTCAATTGCCCAtcattattaataaaaacattaaataaacaTGTAACTGCTTATTTCCTCCACCTACATATAATTTTTTGACACACCATTGAGAGGATCATCATAGTCTTTAAGCAGATGTAGTACTCAATCCCCTGGCTTGGTCTACAGGTATAATCTGTAGACATGACAGaattagtttatttttgtaacCACACAGAAGCAGCTTTTCAACATTCTGAACATACATAGTATGCTATATTACACTAGAagtctttgccttttttaaaagcttttggtGATCCCTACCTTAAATATAATAACAGAGAGCATACAGAAGTAGAATCCTCTTTAGTCTAAATAATTTTAGCTCACGTACCTTTTATTGAGCCAGGCATTTCAGCAAAAGAAGTCTCATTTCTGTCAATACTTGATGCAAGCAGAGAGAAACGAGGACAAAGACTTGAAACAGATTAGAAGTaggaagttgtttttttcttttttttttcacgttGGTGTCACAGTAACAACCTTCAGAAAACAGGAAGagatgaaacagaagaaaatgaagtagCATTTCAATCCCTTTGTATCTTTTATCATTATTCATGCAGGAACCTATAAACAGAATCGGCTGCCTTTGAAATGTAGGCATTTTGTACACTGCAGTCAATTGTATCATTCAGTGAAATACACTGACACAAtggtagaatttttttctttataaccCTAAAGGTAATTTGCTTAGAACTTTACAATAAAGATCTCTCTTAAAATgtgttggaaaagaaaacaatggtGAAGAGAAGACACTTGCTACATACGAAATGCTAAACTTAGCCAGCATGGGTACTGTCCACCAGCTTGTCCTAATGGTGCCCTGCGGTAGGACAGAAAGCAGTAAACAGGAGGGAAAATACTTCAAGAATGTTAAAAGTGTTTAGGACATGCTCAACTAACCTCCCTACAACTTGTGAACAGCTGCAGGGAAAACAGGATAGGGGACAGTCAAGAGAAGTGAAAAGATCATTTTAAGAGTTTAGGTTTCATTTGTGGCTTGACTCCATGAAGAGTCCTCAGATGAAGCAGAGCCAAGGTGTCCTGTTAGGGGGACAGCTGTTCTTTATGCAAACACCTGTTTAAAATATGGACTGGAATGGCTACTTCCTCCACTGCTATTAGACTAAGTAAATCCCAAACTGGATATGCATTCCCTAGAATGTTACAAAATCAGCATATCTGGCCTGTAAAAATTCCTTGGGAACACTGTATTTTGGAAGATGTAGCTTCTAAACTTACTGCAATGAGCATCTGCCCTATTCAGATAGTTGCAGCCTGTATCTTGTAAATTGTATAGTGGTGAAACTGTAATATTATTATTGTCCAATATCCACTTGAGTGGAAGCTCTTTCTTTTAGTAATTCAGGTGGTAGACTAATGCTGGAGGTGTCAATGGATTTTCATTCTACACAGCATTATTGATCTTGGAGAGTTTTGCCTGTTGTTTGGATTGCTTTCAGTTTGTTTCTGGACCCTATTTTAGTAGGCCTCTAATTTTGGAGGTggagaaatatttctgtctgaTTCTTCCTATCTTTCTTGC comes from the Haliaeetus albicilla chromosome 2, bHalAlb1.1, whole genome shotgun sequence genome and includes:
- the ZNF831 gene encoding zinc finger protein 831 isoform X3, yielding MSIWQITFEMEAQKQPGFTVAVADRPVSTSSLQPAQGSSDLSQGSVIPQQEQALSQPVYLKALTIPLYQPVQAGCFQPNRQLVTGRSCVNLDSSNIPLILSPLVASEGTDQPQSVFQKQLGQTLTLNIVSTLPVLSSPNSCVNASLGSPGKSKKAGKYICKHCGRDCLKPSVLEKHIRSHTGERPFPCTTCGIAFKTQSNLYKHRRTQTHVNNTRLPSDSDNSGILEQNEKSTESITPHQGSKLLSSTCEDEGIQMKQMSSETSAPTDTKKHLNDLSLPATNSSSFASENHETTNQSFSSKANQGVPEREPQSLSSPGALPNGQCQRKNVQEQRTPTANKHIQLQRQQATSSEKQWDYKPFDCKLKKCESTDSGYLSRSDSTEQQMASSSPLHSLYEHSTELENETAFSSLRCTSASSAKLDAAEKATALMLEKKRLEEHISKLISHNKSVVDDTHLDNVRPRKTVLSKQGSIDLPMPYTYKDSFHFDIRTCDVNRKKNLSLCSAKSTFAPLEKCKPMFFHSVPTQFSTTIDTVPVTRSNSLPFVEGTRMVHDKAGCSKPLSLTKQSVNTGTASLLPSNNLAADSVDFPNSHPRALVRQTAVDDLPLSSVVDHTPPSEELQGTKKLGAGEVISAKNKKHNQRKLKMFSQEKWQMYGDETFKKIYQKMKSSQSAKKIKQRGNKITDITSFTPNSKESVSSTEITEERDGRHSVSDSLSSLVTTGLNTGKSETCTNGNHIPENVSSEETADSVTYLMETSHSVNASAHTVMSKTSQDLSGSDTDKYTAGNSTLLAPSSCESRLQNTQCQLSANRRNDDYLPVHSSKWEKPSLGKESSTFESDCKSTSNSYGNHSRNKETGQHALTPPWVHCNNSREGTGKSQNSPSERKKLKFEVEKTQNIISKSCPSPSSENNAVNEGEKVCCASTRCLSTAPVKFSSKAEEQKLSAGINECTGGSENVEYTKTIKLPTKALNYSDVNLLSHSAGISKASFVGVLGPELRGSDCNSSALHNTTDKDVKTCLVKTGAKVALFSDNAVDVSSKIHHLKPGHLTPVPQQNAFSPKYILKLPQDKRASDLSLFLGSEQKITPCTSVTDNLTTPPCSSNSGSLSSHSNDVFWSPLKFEVRQKASKGELRWNVHANWKTPAFCSPVNSETTNTLTTADNTFYNQNFRQQDIVRDAWKNKQNKNKLNYQRQTEEKWMSITASSTQTPKKKICFTSMYTSGFFISADIKEERKVLHHLCSGSDSLTMTSASSKGAEPTVVGWDRGGSPCTLKDISPTLQDMQHSQSSTDNPAYFCHSFGTFYCHTLTTHCREFPVLPHNNLSCYSGSLTVSSTKSTFPSLNAEPRLTWCCLTRSLPLPAEQKGNADSAYSSMHTCDKEFSNECTLSKYDISIFKMKNISKTVAYGLTNRSLKTLVSSFSKGEQMQELSSAAPGAAFKNISEQKKKTLVCKKEKLSTNKLKRSHKQKKIKVTPKWYRGRHVHGYAQFKINRLSKRHCFPNRTLDALKKGYSSQPCKFKKYKKSYSAQSKVQENYLHQQKDTSFSTSDKPLCRRKKEGKNNSGISSHTENLNHVKQKDKMDKKDLCGIMAAD